From one Pempheris klunzingeri isolate RE-2024b chromosome 9, fPemKlu1.hap1, whole genome shotgun sequence genomic stretch:
- the LOC139207618 gene encoding protocadherin alpha-C2-like, with amino-acid sequence MQSRKRYVALVTLFSILCHATASVTHYSIPEEMKEGSVVANLVTDLSLDVKTLNQRKIRIDLIANKKYLDVNKETGELYVVEKIDREYLCTKTLTLCYLKMEVILENPLRIFNIELEILDMNDNAPHFRREAIHLDISESTPAGERFSLSNAVDPDVGGNTVKTYHLSDNEHFTIEVQTGRDGSKFADLILTKTLDREQQAVHNLILTAVDGGTPARSGTASVIVHVLDTNDNAPAFDKVNYKLKIMENSPIGSLVIHLSATDLDEGSNSDLTYSYSLYTSEKTQETFNLNPSTGEITVKGMLNYEDFKIYDMEVIATDKGANSLSGQCTIKILVEDMNDNHPEISIKSFQSPVNENIEVDTVIAVVSVSDKDSGDNGVVDLHIPDNMPFRLRESSDNYYELVVSEPLDREKVPEYDVTFTVTDRGSPPLSDNETMTLELLDVNDNVPQFPQSFYTIRVMENNAPGALLSSLTAFDPDLHENQYLVYFILEKEIANTSMSMLFSINPENGNLYALKTFDYEIEKEFLFHIEARDSGSPPLSSNVTVHIIIVDQNDNAPVIVSPWRAHGSVVEEKIPRSTDKGSLVSKVIALDTDSVHNSRITYQFLQVTDATLFSLDQYNGEIRTMRMFSYRDPRHQRLVVVAKDNGQPALSATVTIKLSTVETAVKAYSDMTEVPLEYDIFSDLNLYLVIGLGSVSFLLLITILVTIVLKCQKPKPSKAAPPCRNSVISERNSTIADSTLVSNDAYWYSLFLAETRKGKLVVRQPVPKGSRYIVSSIPRGTGLTDTSDSAASTLQV; translated from the coding sequence ATGCAGTCACGGAAAAGGTACGTGGCGCTTGTTACTCTCTTTTCTATCCTTTGTCATGCAACTGCCTCAGTCACTCATTATTCCATACCGGAGGAGATGAAAGAAGGATCTGTTGTCGCTAACCTCGTTACCGATCTGAGCTTGGATGTTAAAACACTGAATCAGAGGAAGATACGTATTGACCTTATcgcaaacaaaaaatatttggaCGTGAACAAAGAGACTGGTGAGCTGTATGTTGTAGAGAAAATTGACAGGGAATATCTTTGTACAAAAACGCTGACATTGTGCTACTTAAAAATGGAAGTAATACTAGAAAATCCTTTGCGAATATTTAACATAGAACTCGAGATTTTGGACATGAACGACAACGCCCCACACTTTCGACGAGAAGCCATACATTTGGACATATCTGAGTCAACACCTGCTGGGGAAAGATTCTCATTAAGCAATGCAGTTGATCCTGATGTTGGAGGCAATACAGTAAAAACGTATCATCTGAGTGACAATGAACACTTTACTATTGAAGTTCAGACCGGAAGAGATGGATCGAAATTTGCAGATTTGATCTTAACAAAGACTTTGGATCGAGAGCAGCAGGCTGTTCATAATTTAATACTCACAGCTGTAGATGGAGGGACACCTGCTCGTTCTGGGACTGCAAGTGTTATTGTTCATGTATTAGACACCAATGATAACGCTCCTGCATTTGACAAAGTGAATTATAAATTAAAGATCATGGAAAATTCTCCCATAGGGAGCCTTGTTATTCATCTCAGTGCAACAGACTTAGATGAGGGGTCAAATTCTGATTTAACGTACTCATACAGTTTATATACgtcagaaaaaacacaagaaacattTAATCTGAATCCTTCTACTGGTGAAATTACTGTTAAAGGGATGTTAAATTATGAGGATTTCAAGATTTATGATATGGAAGTTATAGCAACCGACAAAGGAGCCAATAGTTTATCAGGACAATGTACCATAAAGATCCTGGTGGAAGACATGAATGACAACCACCCAGAAATCTCTATTAAGTCATTTCAGAGTCCAGTCAATGAAAACATAGAAGTAGACACAGTGATAGCAGTAGTTAGTGTGAGCGACAAAGACTCAGGTGACAATGGAGTGGTTGACCTTCATATCCCAGATAACATGCCTTTCAGACTGAGGGAGTCCTCTGATAACTATTATGAATTAGTGGTGTCAGAGCCTTTAGACCGTGAGAAGGTTCCAGAATATGACGTCACCTTCACTGTCACAGACAGAGGTTCTCCTCCTTTATCTGACAACGAAACTATGACGTTAGAACTGCTGGATGTTAACGACAACGTTCCGCAGTTCCCTCAGTCATTTTATACTATACGTGTAATGGAGAATAACGCACCCGGGGCCCTGCTCAGCTCACTGACTGCCTTTGACCCTGACCTCCATGAAAACCAGTATCTAGTTTATTTCATCCTGGAGAAGGAGATAGCCAACACCTCCATGTCCATGCTGTTCTCCATCAACCCAGAGAACGGTAATCTTTACGCACTAAAAACTTTTGACTATGAGATCGAGAAGGAGTTTCTTTTCCACATCGAGGCCAGAGACTCTGGCTCTCCTCCACTCAGCAGCAACGTGACGGTCCACATCATTATTGTGGACCAGAACGACAACGCTCCGGTTATCGTGTCTCCGTGGCGCGCGCACGGCTCggtggtggaggaaaagatccccAGATCCACCGATAAAGGATCTCTGGTTTCCAAGGTGATAGCCCTGGACACAGACTCGGTGCACAACTCTCGGATTACCTACCAGTTTCTGCAGGTGACCGACGCCACCTTGTTCAGTCTGGACCAATACAACGGAGAGATCCGGACTATGAGGATGTTCAGTTACAGAGATCCGCGCCACCAGAGACTGGTTGTTGTTGCCAAGGACAACGGGCAGCCCGCTCTCTCCGCTACAGTCACCATCAAGCTGTCCACGGTGGAGACTGCCGTCAAAGCCTACTCTGACATGACTGAGGTGCCTCTGGAGTATGACATCTTTTCAGACCTCAACCTGTACTTGGTCATCGGTCTGGGCTCGGTGTCGTTCCTCCTGCTGATCACCATATTGGTCACCATCGTGCTCAAGTGTCAGAAACCCAAGCCCAGCAAAGCGGCTCCTCCCTGCAGGAACAGTGTGATCAGTGAGAGGAACTCCACCATCGCAGACTCCACTCTGGTCTCCAACGATGCCTACTGGTACAGTTTGTTTCTAGCGGAGACCAGGAAAGGAAAGCTGGTGGTTAGACAGCCTGTGCCAAAGGGCTCCAGATACATCGTGTCCAGTATACCAAGAGGCACAGGACTGACAGACACTAGTGACTCAGCGGCTTCTACTCTGCAGGtatga
- the LOC139207619 gene encoding protocadherin alpha-C2-like, with product MAHHVRQLFGRGYVSVFLFLSAIINTVSTVTHYSVPEEMEEGSVVANLATDLGLDVKTLIKRKMRMDVVGNKKYLDINKNTGELFILERIDREFLCPLRTTTSCFLRLDASIENPIRMFNIEVEITDINDNAPHFRRGTMHLDISESSSVGERFSLNNAADPDVGTNSVKDYHLSSSEHFSIEIQTGRDGSKFADLILKKALDREQQAVHNLILTAVDGGVPTRTGTASIIVRVLDVNDNAPSFDKDNYVVDVMENSPIGSLVIKLNATDLDEGSNSDIVYSYSLYTSERTQQMFNLNPENGEIRVKEMINYEDHKLYEMEVIARDKGPNSLSGQCKLTIQVTDMNDNHPEISIKSFQSPIKENEPIDTVIAVVSVSDKDSGDNGVVDLHIPDNMPFRLRESSDNYYELVVSEPLDREKVPEYDVTFTVTDRGSPPLSDNETMTLELLDVNDNVPQFPQSFYTIRVMENNAPGALLSSLTAFDPDLHENQYLVYFILEKEIANTSMSMLFSINPENGNLYALKTFDYEIEKEFLFHIEARDSGSPPLSSNVTVHIIIVDQNDNAPVIVSPWRAHGSVVEEKIPRSTDKGSLVSKVIALDTDSVHNSRITYQFLQVTDATLFSLDQYNGEIRTMRMFSYRDPRHQRLVVVAKDNGQPALSATVTIKLSTVETAVKAYSDMTEVPLEYDIFSDLNLYLVIGLGSVSFLLLITILVTIVLKCQKPKPSKAAPPCRNSVISERNSTIADSTLVSNDAYWYSLFLAETRKGKLVVRQPVPKGSRYIVSSIPRGTGLTDTSDSAASTLQV from the coding sequence ATGGCGCATCATGTCCGACAGCTGTTTGGGAGGGGGTACGTTTCcgtatttctctttctttctgccatCATAAACACGGTATCCACCGTCACCCATTATTCTGTTCCCGAAGAAATGGAGGAAGGATCTGTCGTTGCCAATTTAGCAACTGATTTGGGATTAGATGTGAAGACtttaattaaaaggaaaatgcGCATGGACGTTGTGGGCAATAAGAAATACCTTGACATCAATAAAAACACGGGAGAGCTGTTTATTTTGGAAAGAATAGACAGAGAGTTTTTATGCCCGTTAAGGACAACTACGTCGTGCTTTCTTAGATTAGACGCTTCAATTGAAAACCCAATACGAATGTTTAATATCGAGGTGGAAATCACGGATATTAACGACAACGCTCCTCATTTTCGGCGTGGAACGATGCATTTGGACATCTCTGAATCCAGCTCCGTTGGAGAGAGATTCTCTCTGAATAATGCTGCAGACCCAGATGTAGGAACGAATTCTGTGAAAGATTACCATCTGAGCTCAAGTGAACATTTCTCCATTGAAATTCAGACCGGGAGAGATGGGTCTAAGTTTGCTGATTTGATTCTGAAAAAAGCTttagacagagagcagcaggctgtTCATAATCTGATACtcactgctgtggacgggggagTCCCCACCCGCACAGGTACAGCCAGCATCATTGTTCGCGTGCTTGATGTGAACGACAATGCCCCTTCATTTGACAAAGACAACTACGTGGTAGATGTGATGGAAAACTCCCCGATTGGCAGTCTAGTAATCAAACTGAATGCCACTGATTTAGATGAAGGATCTAATTCTGATATTGTTTATTCATATAGTTTGTATACATCAGAGAGAACACAACAGATGTTTAACCTCAatccagaaaatggtgaaatcaGAGTGAAAGAGATGATAAACTATGAAGATCATAAGCTTTATGAAATGGAGGTTATTGCCAGGGACAAGGGGCCGAACTCCTTATCTGGACAGTGTAAATTGACAATACAAGTGACAGATATGAATGACAATCATCCAGAAATATCCATTAAATCATTTCAGAGTCcgataaaagaaaatgaaccGATAGACACAGTGATAGCAGTAGTTAGTGTGAGCGACAAAGACTCAGGTGACAATGGAGTGGTTGACCTCCATATCCCAGATAACATGCCTTTCAGACTGAGGGAGTCCTCTGATAACTATTATGAATTAGTGGTGTCAGAGCCTTTAGACCGTGAGAAGGTTCCAGAATATGACGTCACCTTCACTGTCACAGACAGAGGTTCTCCTCCTTTATCTGACAACGAAACTATGACGTTAGAACTGCTGGATGTTAACGACAACGTTCCGCAGTTCCCTCAGTCATTTTATACTATACGTGTAATGGAGAATAACGCACCCGGGGCCCTGCTCAGCTCACTGACTGCCTTTGACCCTGACCTCCATGAAAACCAGTATCTAGTTTATTTCATCCTGGAGAAGGAGATAGCCAACACCTCCATGTCCATGCTGTTCTCCATCAACCCAGAGAACGGTAATCTTTACGCACTAAAAACTTTTGACTATGAGATCGAGAAGGAGTTTCTTTTCCACATCGAGGCCAGAGACTCTGGCTCTCCTCCACTCAGCAGCAACGTGACGGTCCACATCATTATTGTGGACCAGAACGACAACGCTCCGGTTATCGTGTCTCCGTGGCGCGCGCACGGCTCggtggtggaggaaaagatccccAGATCCACCGATAAAGGATCTCTGGTTTCCAAGGTGATAGCCCTGGACACAGACTCGGTGCACAACTCTCGGATTACCTACCAGTTTCTGCAGGTGACCGACGCCACCTTGTTCAGTCTGGACCAATACAACGGAGAGATCCGGACTATGAGGATGTTCAGTTACAGAGATCCGCGCCACCAGAGACTGGTTGTTGTTGCCAAGGACAACGGGCAGCCCGCTCTCTCCGCTACAGTCACCATCAAGCTGTCCACGGTGGAGACTGCCGTCAAAGCCTACTCTGACATGACTGAGGTGCCTCTGGAGTATGACATCTTTTCAGACCTCAACCTGTACTTGGTCATCGGTCTGGGCTCGGTGTCGTTCCTCCTGCTGATCACCATATTGGTCACCATCGTGCTCAAGTGTCAGAAACCCAAGCCCAGCAAAGCGGCTCCTCCCTGCAGGAACAGTGTGATCAGTGAGAGGAACTCCACCATCGCAGACTCCACTCTGGTCTCCAACGATGCCTACTGGTACAGTCTGTTTCTAGCGGAGACCAGGAAAGGAAAGCTGGTGGTTAGACAGCCTGTGCCAAAGGGCTCCAGATACATCGTGTCCAGTATACCAAGAGGTACAGGACTGACAGACACTAGTGACTCAGCGGCTTCTACTCTGCAGGtatga